Sequence from the Fodinibius salicampi genome:
AAAAACTTGATCTTGCACCAAGGTAACCGTATCTGGATTTTGTGGTATTGAATTTACCGTCAGGTTATCCAGCTTTTTGATGTGGTCAGGGACTTGCTTCTCTGACTGGTTTGAACAGCCCATGACCATTATAAACAAAGCAATGATTAATGAAATATCTCTTGATTTTAGGGTCATAGGCATTTGTTTTTATCCAAGCTTAGGATTCCAATATTTCAATTCATCTCAATGCGATACCGCTTCACTTGCTGCAATTGGGTTTCTTCATGAGTTTCGAGTGCATATGCATAGCCGTTCTTCACCGTCTCGACAATGAGGTTATCCGGCCATTGAAACCGGGCAATTAATTCTCCATCAGATTGAAGTACCCACCACTCGTAAACTCCATCTTTGTCTATATTCGTCGATATCCATAACCGGTTTCTGTCGTCAGCCCTCATTGAATTGATGACAGGCCAGGTTTCTGGTAAGTCTGCATGTTGGACTAAGTCCCAATTCCATCCATCGTCTTTATTAAACAGAGAGGTAACCTCATCTCTTACTAAAGGTTTATTCTGAAAGGGATAATAAAAAGCATGAAGATAATTGCCGTTCGGATCATAAGCCTTAATTAAAAAGTTTTCGGTCCAGTTTGTATACGTATAATCGTCATCAGAAATGGCTATTAAGGGCCGATCGAGAAAGGGAAAAGGCGCCAGATTAAATAGGTGCTTTCCATCTACATCTGTCACCAGGTCCTCTCTGTCTTTTAATTCAAAGATTTTATCGGAAATAATCTTCTTCTCCTGATTCATAAAGTAATGCTTAATGGGGCGATCCTGGTTGAGATTATATGTGGGTGCCCCTTTCCTTGCATCCGTCGGGTGCTCCATAAACCCTACAAGCAATGTTCCATCG
This genomic interval carries:
- a CDS encoding 6-bladed beta-propeller — its product is MKLINTVFKSGFCYAVLLFMFGCSAEAEVEIPEHIRNLDNLKVYSEDTEPDSSIELIHEVTLEVPDSISRNWYGNYIPHSLWLTGIEITESGKIFVGDSRAYGIHVFDIDGSYLRSLGRKGYGPGEYGGIGNMQIVTDSLVVFDYVRSKIVKYSLESLEFTEVAGVGADPVNLDEFEELSGWFSSYRMLRHDGTLLVGFMEHPTDARKGAPTYNLNQDRPIKHYFMNQEKKIISDKIFELKDREDLVTDVDGKHLFNLAPFPFLDRPLIAISDDDYTYTNWTENFLIKAYDPNGNYLHAFYYPFQNKPLVRDEVTSLFNKDDGWNWDLVQHADLPETWPVINSMRADDRNRLWISTNIDKDGVYEWWVLQSDGELIARFQWPDNLIVETVKNGYAYALETHEETQLQQVKRYRIEMN